Proteins encoded by one window of Pempheris klunzingeri isolate RE-2024b chromosome 14, fPemKlu1.hap1, whole genome shotgun sequence:
- the banf1 gene encoding barrier-to-autointegration factor, translated as MSSTSQKHKDFVAEPMGDKAVNALAGIGDVLGKRLEEKGFDKAYVVLGQFLVLKKDEELFRDWLKDTCGANSKQQGDCYGCLKEWCDAFL; from the exons ATGTCGTCGACATCCCAAAAACATAAAGACTTTGTGGCCGAGCCTATGGGCGACAAGGCTGTGAATGCTCTTGCAGGCATTGGAGATGTCCTTGGAAAAAGACTGGAGGAGAAAGGTTTTGACAAG GCGTATGTCGTCCTCGGGCAGTTTCTAGTGCTTAAGAAAGACGAAGAGCTTTTCCGGGACTGGCTGAAGGACACATGCGGGGCAAATAGCAAACAGCAAGGTGACTGCTACGGCTGTCTCAAAGAATGGTGTGACGCCTTCCTATAA
- the gng3 gene encoding guanine nucleotide-binding protein G(I)/G(S)/G(O) subunit gamma-3, giving the protein MKGDTPVNSTMSVGQARKLVEQLKIEASFCRIKVSKAAADLMAYCDAHSCDDPLITPVPTSENPFREKKFFCTLL; this is encoded by the exons ATGAAAGGAGACACCCCAGTGAACAGCACCATGAGTGTCGGCCAAGCCAGGAAGCTCGTGGAGCAACTGAAGATAGAGGCTAGTTTCTGCAGGATAAAG GTATCAAAGGCAGCGGCCGACCTGATGGCGTACTGCGACGCACACTCCTGTGACGACCCTCTGATCACCCCCGTGCCCACCTCAGAGAACCCCTTCAGGGAGAAGAAATTCTTCTGCACTCTGCTTTGA